A DNA window from Mesoplasma coleopterae contains the following coding sequences:
- the cysS gene encoding cysteine--tRNA ligase → MKLFDTLTQQQKNINKEVINIYSCGPTIYDYIHIGNARPIILMDTLIRFLESKGIKVNFLQNITDIDDKIIEKALQENKTEKEITDKYLSAFLQNLKDLKIRMPDKLIPISEKINEMNLFIQDLVKLEAAYNVDGDVYFDIQKFSDEYGKLSNKKINDLISGNRVEIENKKNNPLDFSIWKKTEKGITFDSNFGKGRPGWHTECVLLIDEYFKGQTIDIHSGGIDLQFPHHENERIQFIAKHGKEISDIWVHNGHLTINGEKMSKSLGNTMTLTNFLANYNSDILRWIFLTTYYKQPLNINDDLIEQANKFIQKINNLSKKIKQLLIENKIDQTSQFDEEIIKQFKIHMENDLNTSRVLTLLEDTLKDINKLLSSKEFDDLFLKINSLNNILDTLGLSINVNTFVSKDDHNLFLSWKKIVNEKDFEKADEIREILISKGIL, encoded by the coding sequence ATGAAATTATTTGATACATTAACTCAACAACAAAAAAATATAAATAAAGAAGTTATCAATATATATTCATGTGGTCCAACAATATATGACTATATTCATATAGGTAATGCTAGACCAATAATTCTAATGGATACCTTGATTAGATTTTTAGAATCAAAAGGTATTAAAGTTAATTTTTTACAAAACATTACAGATATTGATGACAAAATAATTGAAAAAGCATTACAAGAAAATAAAACAGAAAAAGAAATAACAGACAAATACTTGTCTGCGTTTTTACAAAACTTAAAAGATTTGAAAATTAGAATGCCTGATAAATTGATTCCCATAAGTGAGAAAATAAATGAAATGAATTTGTTTATTCAAGATTTAGTTAAATTAGAAGCTGCATACAATGTTGACGGTGATGTTTATTTTGATATACAAAAATTTTCAGATGAATATGGGAAATTATCAAATAAAAAAATAAATGATTTGATTTCAGGAAACAGAGTAGAAATAGAAAACAAAAAAAATAACCCTTTAGATTTTAGTATATGAAAAAAAACTGAAAAAGGTATAACATTTGATTCTAATTTTGGTAAAGGTAGACCAGGTTGACATACAGAGTGTGTTTTATTGATAGATGAATATTTTAAAGGTCAAACAATAGACATTCACTCAGGTGGTATTGACTTACAGTTTCCCCATCATGAAAATGAAAGAATTCAGTTTATAGCGAAGCACGGAAAAGAAATATCTGATATTTGAGTTCACAATGGGCATTTAACTATTAATGGTGAAAAAATGAGCAAATCATTAGGTAATACAATGACACTTACTAATTTTTTAGCAAATTATAATTCAGATATATTAAGATGAATATTTTTAACAACTTACTATAAACAGCCATTAAATATAAATGATGATTTGATTGAACAAGCAAATAAATTTATTCAAAAAATAAATAATTTAAGCAAAAAAATAAAACAATTATTAATTGAAAATAAAATTGATCAAACTAGCCAATTTGACGAAGAAATTATAAAACAATTTAAAATTCACATGGAAAATGACTTAAATACTTCAAGAGTTTTAACTTTATTGGAAGACACACTTAAAGATATTAATAAACTTTTATCTTCAAAAGAATTTGATGATTTATTTTTAAAAATAAATTCTTTGAACAACATTTTAGATACATTAGGACTTTCAATAAATGTAAATACTTTTGTTTCAAAAGATGACCATAATTTATTTTTATCTTGAAAAAAAATAGTAAACGAAAAAGATTTTGAAAAAGCAGATGAAATAAGAGAAATTTTAATTAGTAAAGGGATTTTATAA
- the rlmB gene encoding 23S rRNA (guanosine(2251)-2'-O)-methyltransferase RlmB, translated as MENLSLIYGKHAVKEFIKKHPNLIKKIYVSSDFKIDKLNHEFQILKVDLKKIENLVGNEVNHQGVVAEVKEFNYKPFGEVLKEMADDEPKLVLILDQIQDPYNFGAIIRSSSLLGVDQIVILDHKQVFVNSTVVKTSAGTVYDMNISKVTNLSNAIKDLQKKGFWIYSTHLNSESCDMRKVDFANKTAIVIGNEHKGVSELVMKNSDMNVFIPSTNTIDSYNANVATSLILFHVANYIGKLK; from the coding sequence ATGGAAAATTTAAGTTTAATTTACGGGAAACACGCAGTTAAAGAATTTATAAAAAAACATCCTAATTTAATTAAAAAAATATATGTTTCAAGTGATTTTAAAATAGATAAATTAAATCATGAATTTCAGATTTTAAAAGTCGACTTGAAGAAAATAGAAAATCTAGTTGGGAATGAAGTTAATCACCAAGGTGTCGTAGCTGAAGTTAAAGAGTTTAATTACAAACCTTTTGGTGAAGTATTAAAAGAGATGGCAGATGATGAACCAAAATTAGTTTTAATTTTAGACCAAATTCAAGACCCGTACAATTTTGGTGCAATAATTAGAAGTTCTAGTTTGCTGGGTGTTGATCAGATTGTTATTTTAGATCATAAACAAGTTTTTGTTAATTCAACTGTTGTAAAAACATCAGCTGGAACTGTATATGATATGAATATTAGTAAAGTAACAAATTTAAGCAATGCAATTAAGGACTTACAAAAAAAAGGTTTTTGAATATATTCAACACATTTAAACTCAGAATCTTGTGATATGAGAAAAGTTGATTTTGCAAATAAAACAGCCATTGTAATTGGAAACGAACACAAAGGTGTAAGTGAGTTAGTTATGAAAAATAGTGATATGAATGTATTTATACCATCAACTAATACAATAGATTCATATAATGCTAACGTAGCCACATCTCTAATTCTATTTCATGTTGCCAATTATATTGGAAAACTTAAATAA
- the rpmG gene encoding 50S ribosomal protein L33, whose protein sequence is MHKTKSTRKIILVCEDCLSRNYSLNKSNLTQKERLEIKKFCAMCNKHTLHKETR, encoded by the coding sequence ATGCATAAAACAAAATCTACGAGAAAAATAATTTTAGTATGTGAAGATTGTTTAAGTAGAAATTATTCGCTGAATAAAAGTAACTTAACTCAAAAAGAACGTTTAGAAATCAAGAAATTTTGCGCAATGTGCAATAAACACACATTACATAAGGAAACAAGATAA
- the secE gene encoding preprotein translocase subunit SecE has translation MANKKQDQVILEENNIQKENLDKSKKKKIKISKETKKSIKVKKQKEKKNFKLAIKELPIKIVKELNKIKWSGWDNLKKKYIIVLLFMVFFAILFFCIGLGIEALFRLINVY, from the coding sequence ATGGCTAATAAAAAACAAGATCAAGTAATATTAGAAGAAAACAACATTCAAAAAGAAAACTTAGATAAATCTAAGAAAAAGAAAATTAAAATTTCTAAAGAAACTAAAAAATCAATCAAAGTCAAAAAGCAAAAAGAAAAGAAAAACTTTAAATTAGCAATTAAAGAATTGCCAATTAAAATAGTTAAAGAACTAAACAAAATTAAATGATCGGGATGAGATAACCTTAAGAAAAAATACATAATTGTTTTATTATTTATGGTATTTTTTGCAATATTGTTTTTCTGTATTGGATTAGGTATTGAAGCATTATTTAGATTAATTAATGTATATTAA
- the nusG gene encoding transcription termination/antitermination protein NusG — MNKEELLKLEAEILASKGQWFVVNSQTGHEEKVLNDLKNKIKAEKMEDQVFDIKISKGLVLTKTGKQKEKNLFPGYLFINMIMSEESWFVVRNTPGVTGFIGSSGRGAKPFPLTVDEVIEMLVPKTEVIVEEVKTTENETVAKKPLFTAPFVVGDFVRVKEGINAGEEGEVSSMDFEKGVAIVLIEMFGRYTNLEISFENVEPVKEY; from the coding sequence ATGAATAAAGAAGAATTATTAAAATTAGAAGCTGAAATTTTAGCTTCAAAGGGTCAATGATTTGTTGTTAACTCACAAACAGGACATGAAGAAAAGGTTTTAAATGACTTAAAAAATAAAATTAAAGCTGAAAAAATGGAAGATCAAGTTTTTGATATTAAAATTTCAAAGGGTTTAGTTTTAACTAAAACTGGAAAACAAAAAGAAAAAAACTTATTTCCAGGATATTTATTTATTAACATGATTATGTCTGAAGAATCATGATTCGTTGTTCGTAACACTCCAGGTGTAACAGGATTTATTGGATCATCAGGTCGTGGAGCTAAGCCGTTCCCATTAACAGTTGATGAAGTTATTGAAATGTTAGTACCAAAAACAGAAGTAATTGTTGAAGAAGTTAAAACTACTGAGAATGAAACTGTTGCTAAAAAACCATTATTCACAGCTCCATTTGTTGTTGGAGACTTTGTAAGAGTTAAAGAAGGAATCAATGCAGGAGAAGAGGGTGAAGTAAGTTCAATGGACTTTGAAAAAGGTGTTGCTATTGTTCTTATTGAAATGTTTGGTAGATACACAAACCTTGAAATTTCTTTTGAAAACGTTGAACCAGTTAAAGAATACTAA
- a CDS encoding ribonuclease J, which yields MSKIKFMALGGQDERGKNLFVLDIDDNLFVLDAGVKYPDKGILGVDIVTPKLDYLKNNKQKIKGIFLTNSASYNMGSVPYILKTMDIPVYCNEITQLVGKIKISRMRIKNTKDQNFVVVKDKQILDFGKVKVEVFRTTSASPQSYGYAFHTEEGTIVYAGDYIIDGKEQSYFSTDFNHINEIGKKGVLALIADSEYASRSGFTVPNHKIESFISTSFKEKKTKIAIGIFEEDIFKLGEICMAAKENNRKIAVYGRTMTEILKSNLINENLQIAEEDIITVEEYMKSENGLLIISGTGDVLYSKLAKIATGNDEVVEFTEKDLIILATPPAPGVEKRHAQILDELARTDARLIALSDRNIWSMHASYEDIKVFTSMLNPKYFIPVKSLFKDSLKAEKAAIEAGVNERNVVILDNGQVANISKNSISIADKKVDIGNSYVDQAGVGDVGAIVLNERKLLATDGVMIIGATIDSRNKELISMIDTQMRGVLYIKEENPIFKIIQKEIESLLEQGQSQFKENPNKYDINEIKKDIATRVKTLIKQESGKQPIVLVIVNEYDGKDYVFKPRNNSNRNNYRNNSNNNNKKGSN from the coding sequence ATGTCAAAAATTAAATTTATGGCACTTGGTGGACAAGATGAAAGAGGAAAAAATCTTTTCGTTTTAGATATTGATGATAATCTTTTCGTTTTAGATGCCGGTGTTAAATATCCTGATAAAGGAATTTTAGGTGTAGATATAGTTACACCAAAACTAGATTACTTAAAAAATAATAAACAAAAAATTAAAGGAATTTTTTTAACAAATTCTGCAAGTTACAACATGGGGTCTGTTCCATACATTTTAAAAACAATGGATATTCCAGTTTATTGTAATGAAATTACTCAATTAGTTGGAAAAATTAAAATATCAAGAATGCGTATTAAAAATACAAAAGATCAAAACTTTGTTGTTGTTAAAGATAAGCAAATTTTAGATTTTGGAAAAGTAAAAGTTGAAGTATTTAGAACTACGTCAGCTTCACCTCAATCATATGGTTATGCTTTCCATACTGAAGAAGGAACAATTGTATATGCTGGAGATTATATTATTGATGGTAAAGAGCAATCATACTTTTCAACAGATTTTAACCATATAAATGAAATTGGTAAAAAAGGTGTTCTTGCTTTAATTGCGGATAGTGAATATGCGTCAAGAAGTGGGTTCACTGTTCCTAATCATAAAATTGAAAGCTTTATTTCTACTTCATTTAAAGAAAAGAAAACTAAAATAGCTATTGGTATTTTTGAAGAAGATATTTTTAAATTAGGTGAAATTTGCATGGCAGCAAAAGAAAATAATCGTAAAATTGCTGTTTATGGAAGAACAATGACAGAAATACTAAAATCAAATTTAATAAATGAAAATCTACAAATTGCTGAAGAAGATATTATTACTGTTGAAGAATACATGAAATCTGAAAATGGTCTTTTAATTATTTCAGGAACAGGAGATGTTCTATATTCAAAACTAGCAAAAATCGCTACAGGTAATGATGAAGTTGTTGAGTTTACAGAAAAAGATTTAATCATCTTAGCAACACCACCAGCGCCAGGTGTTGAAAAAAGACATGCACAAATTCTTGATGAATTAGCAAGAACAGATGCTAGGTTAATTGCATTAAGTGATAGAAATATTTGATCAATGCACGCATCTTATGAAGATATTAAAGTTTTCACAAGTATGTTAAACCCAAAATACTTTATCCCAGTCAAATCACTATTTAAAGACTCTTTAAAAGCTGAAAAAGCAGCAATAGAAGCTGGTGTAAATGAAAGAAATGTTGTTATATTAGATAATGGTCAAGTTGCTAATATTTCAAAAAATTCAATTTCTATAGCTGATAAAAAAGTTGATATAGGTAATTCATATGTTGATCAAGCTGGAGTTGGAGACGTTGGAGCTATAGTTTTAAATGAAAGAAAATTATTAGCAACCGATGGCGTAATGATTATTGGTGCAACAATTGACTCAAGAAATAAAGAATTGATTTCAATGATTGATACTCAAATGCGTGGAGTTTTATATATTAAAGAAGAAAATCCAATTTTTAAAATAATTCAAAAAGAAATTGAATCACTTTTAGAACAAGGCCAAAGTCAATTTAAAGAAAACCCAAATAAATATGATATTAATGAAATTAAAAAAGATATAGCTACAAGAGTTAAAACATTAATAAAACAAGAATCTGGTAAACAACCAATTGTTTTAGTAATAGTTAATGAATATGATGGTAAAGACTATGTGTTTAAACCAAGAAATAATTCAAATAGAAATAACTATAGAAACAATAGTAACAACAATAACAAAAAAGGATCAAACTAA
- the oppB gene encoding oligopeptide ABC transporter permease OppB has protein sequence MIKTKNKSTLKNFNLDALDLDLNEELIYAQPTFWRTVSYRFEELKEEALKYFRRHPLIGYSFKRIVYGLLTLIVSIAIVFFLVNFVTPDSSYLPDVSELGKMGIGTSGPKYDAFLQTRLELFGVSGNAIERLLRYFKNIIPFIPKHILVGQSVIFPNASELSNSQIIINTVLFTGGQVDGLLKTGSKELIDAITISASYKTVWVYLGVVKSSSMGMPGSTEVTSLFASAIPYSFGIGSVAVLFSYLIGIPLGIEAAKRKGKATDGAINGTATFLLAVPSLVIVISIYLISILVFGHSSIFSSGSFWTRFWPVVALVILMAPTTIILTRRYVVDEMTADYTKFAYAKGLGESKVFYVHIFRNAGVRILRELPLDLAFTLFGASILTETQWNIPGMSQLIINGVNNRDSFVILGFITFASLVKIAATLVSDLFMVLMDPRVKLSGR, from the coding sequence ATGATTAAAACAAAAAACAAGAGCACTTTAAAAAATTTTAACTTAGATGCATTAGATTTAGATCTAAACGAAGAGTTAATTTATGCACAGCCTACATTTTGAAGAACTGTTTCCTATAGATTTGAGGAATTAAAAGAAGAGGCTTTAAAATATTTTAGAAGACATCCACTTATTGGGTATTCTTTTAAACGTATTGTTTATGGATTATTAACATTAATTGTAAGTATTGCAATAGTTTTCTTTTTAGTTAACTTTGTAACACCAGATTCATCATATTTACCAGATGTTTCTGAATTAGGAAAAATGGGTATTGGAACATCAGGACCAAAATACGATGCATTTTTACAAACAAGATTAGAATTATTTGGAGTTAGTGGTAATGCTATAGAAAGATTATTAAGATACTTTAAAAACATTATTCCATTTATTCCAAAACATATTTTAGTAGGGCAATCAGTTATATTCCCTAATGCTTCTGAATTATCTAATTCTCAAATTATTATCAACACAGTTTTATTTACAGGTGGACAAGTTGATGGTTTATTAAAAACAGGATCAAAAGAATTAATTGATGCGATTACAATTAGTGCTTCATACAAAACTGTTTGAGTATATTTAGGAGTTGTTAAATCAAGTTCAATGGGTATGCCAGGTTCAACTGAAGTAACAAGTTTATTTGCAAGTGCAATTCCATATTCATTTGGAATTGGAAGTGTAGCTGTTTTATTTTCTTATTTAATTGGTATTCCTCTAGGAATTGAAGCTGCTAAGAGAAAAGGAAAAGCAACTGATGGAGCAATTAATGGAACTGCTACATTCTTATTAGCTGTACCTTCATTAGTTATTGTTATCTCAATTTATTTAATTTCAATTTTAGTTTTTGGTCATTCTTCAATTTTTAGTTCAGGATCATTCTGAACAAGATTTTGACCAGTTGTTGCTTTAGTTATATTAATGGCTCCAACAACAATTATATTAACAAGACGTTATGTTGTTGATGAAATGACTGCAGATTATACAAAATTTGCATATGCAAAAGGATTAGGTGAATCAAAAGTTTTCTACGTTCACATTTTTAGAAATGCTGGAGTAAGAATTTTACGTGAATTACCTCTAGATTTAGCATTTACATTATTTGGAGCTTCAATTTTAACTGAAACTCAATGAAACATACCAGGTATGTCACAATTAATTATTAATGGAGTTAATAACCGTGACTCATTTGTTATTTTAGGATTCATTACTTTTGCATCATTAGTAAAAATTGCTGCAACATTAGTTTCGGACTTATTCATGGTCTTAATGGACCCTAGAGTTAAATTAAGCGGTAGATAG
- the oppC gene encoding oligopeptide ABC transporter permease OppC, whose amino-acid sequence MTNIDREKFERENKVNFDEIDEQMFQIIEEQTSESERLNSKPYSYWKSVGKLLVTSPTFMISILVLITVLLLAFIVPEVMNYKNTSSTIGDPALPSWEHLFGIGMNGEDLFARVWAGTRTTLLFAFLIAAIQVVVGVILGSIWGYFRKSDLIFIQVASIITIVPQFILLLLMVFLFNSKGYWVIVFAISLQAWVGIAQMVRVQIMLVKNTDYNTASVSLGSSSYRIINKNIMPKILPVIVQTAAFAIPTAISIEASLAYLAFDFIPAGQTSLGQILNQVMNETKWQIYPNLLIAPMGVIMIVSVVFFLAARVFADSLDPKNHR is encoded by the coding sequence ATGACAAACATCGATAGAGAAAAATTCGAAAGAGAAAACAAAGTTAATTTTGATGAAATTGACGAACAAATGTTTCAAATCATCGAAGAACAAACTAGCGAAAGTGAAAGATTAAACTCAAAGCCTTATAGTTATTGAAAATCTGTAGGTAAATTACTAGTTACCTCTCCTACTTTCATGATTTCTATTTTAGTTTTAATTACAGTTTTACTTTTAGCATTCATTGTTCCTGAAGTAATGAATTACAAAAATACTTCAAGTACTATTGGAGATCCTGCTTTACCATCATGAGAACACTTATTTGGTATTGGTATGAATGGTGAAGATTTATTCGCTAGAGTTTGAGCGGGAACAAGAACAACTTTATTATTTGCTTTCTTAATTGCTGCTATTCAAGTAGTTGTAGGAGTTATTTTAGGTTCAATTTGAGGTTACTTTAGAAAATCAGATTTAATTTTCATTCAAGTAGCAAGTATTATTACAATTGTTCCACAATTTATTTTATTACTATTAATGGTTTTCTTATTTAATAGTAAAGGTTACTGAGTTATTGTTTTTGCTATATCACTTCAAGCATGAGTTGGTATTGCACAAATGGTAAGGGTACAAATTATGTTAGTAAAAAACACTGACTATAATACTGCATCAGTAAGTTTAGGTTCAAGTTCATACAGAATTATAAACAAAAACATTATGCCAAAAATTTTACCAGTTATAGTACAAACAGCTGCCTTTGCAATCCCAACAGCTATTTCAATTGAGGCTTCACTTGCTTACCTAGCATTTGACTTTATTCCAGCGGGACAAACATCTTTAGGGCAAATATTAAACCAAGTTATGAATGAAACAAAATGACAAATTTACCCAAATTTATTAATTGCTCCAATGGGAGTTATTATGATAGTTTCAGTTGTATTCTTCTTAGCTGCTAGAGTATTTGCTGACTCATTAGATCCAAAAAATCATAGATAG
- a CDS encoding oligopeptide/dipeptide ABC transporter ATP-binding protein has translation MATNKDKIISLQDVVVKFNVRGRMLTAIRNVSFDIYDGETVAIVGESGSGKSVLTKTLTNMLESNGYISNGTIMYFPTEESKNNSETAIREDVNLVNYHKGSLTSDTRRKIKKSNYKTINNAKIRLEALNARLGVKGVDSDDILAKIKEESEIIHDAYYELSTFSRLRKRTVLRLTPIMKEISSKKRNLSLMKGRQILAGLRILAEQEFLTEFELNLKHVLEKLKNGETVEEHEVNTLLAAWKFQTTPTWLNKREAIKKLKQVRGGTIATIFQDPMTSLNPLLSVGFQISEAIRLHNKVSRHAAKQQAIELMNKVGIPNAEKRYHDIPGKYSGGMRQRIVIAIALACKPKVLICDEPTTALDVTIQAQILELIKELKKEFNLTVIFITHDLGVVANVADRVAVLYAGQIIEYGTVKDIFFDARHPYTWALLSSLPQLGTKGEELFAITGTPPSLFNKIKGDAFAPRNKFALAIDFEYNPPMFEISKTHGARTWLLDPRAPKVEKPKMLENLKEAVIEAKVGE, from the coding sequence ATGGCTACAAATAAAGATAAAATTATTTCTCTTCAAGACGTTGTTGTTAAATTCAATGTTCGTGGAAGAATGTTAACAGCTATTAGAAATGTTTCTTTTGATATTTATGATGGAGAAACAGTTGCTATAGTTGGTGAATCTGGATCAGGTAAATCAGTTTTAACTAAAACATTAACTAATATGTTAGAAAGTAATGGTTATATTTCAAATGGAACAATCATGTATTTTCCAACAGAAGAATCAAAAAATAATTCTGAAACAGCTATTAGAGAAGATGTAAACTTAGTTAACTACCACAAAGGATCATTAACTTCAGATACAAGAAGAAAAATTAAAAAAAGTAATTATAAAACAATTAACAATGCAAAAATTCGTTTAGAGGCACTTAATGCTCGTTTAGGAGTTAAAGGTGTAGATTCAGACGACATATTAGCAAAAATAAAAGAGGAAAGTGAAATTATTCATGATGCTTATTATGAACTTTCAACATTCTCAAGATTAAGAAAAAGAACAGTTTTACGTTTAACTCCAATAATGAAAGAAATTTCAAGTAAAAAGAGAAATCTTTCTCTAATGAAAGGAAGACAAATTCTTGCTGGATTAAGAATTCTTGCAGAACAAGAGTTTTTAACTGAATTTGAATTAAACTTGAAACATGTTTTAGAAAAATTAAAAAATGGTGAAACTGTTGAAGAACATGAAGTTAATACTTTATTAGCTGCATGAAAGTTTCAAACAACTCCAACTTGATTAAACAAGAGAGAAGCCATAAAAAAATTAAAACAAGTTAGAGGGGGAACAATTGCTACAATTTTCCAAGACCCAATGACTTCATTAAACCCATTACTAAGTGTAGGTTTTCAAATTTCAGAAGCTATTAGATTACATAATAAAGTTTCAAGACATGCTGCTAAACAACAAGCAATTGAATTAATGAATAAAGTAGGTATTCCAAATGCTGAAAAACGTTATCATGATATTCCAGGGAAATACTCTGGTGGGATGAGACAACGTATTGTTATTGCCATTGCACTAGCATGTAAACCAAAAGTTTTAATTTGTGATGAACCAACAACAGCACTTGATGTTACTATTCAAGCTCAAATTTTAGAGTTAATTAAAGAACTTAAAAAAGAATTTAATTTAACTGTAATCTTTATTACTCATGACTTAGGGGTAGTTGCAAATGTTGCAGATCGTGTTGCAGTATTATATGCTGGACAAATTATTGAATATGGAACTGTTAAAGATATTTTCTTTGATGCAAGACACCCATATACTTGAGCATTATTATCTTCATTACCTCAACTAGGAACAAAAGGTGAAGAATTATTTGCTATTACAGGTACACCTCCAAGTTTATTCAACAAAATTAAAGGTGATGCATTTGCTCCGAGAAACAAATTTGCTTTAGCAATTGACTTTGAATATAATCCACCAATGTTTGAAATTAGTAAAACTCATGGTGCAAGAACTTGATTGTTAGACCCAAGAGCTCCTAAAGTTGAAAAACCTAAAATGTTAGAAAACTTAAAAGAAGCTGTAATTGAAGCAAAGGTAGGTGAATAG
- a CDS encoding ATP-binding cassette domain-containing protein: protein MAKDSIIKVRDLLIEYGHGKNKVSAVKEVSFDIYKGETFGLVGESGSGKSTIGKALMGIEPINDGTIYYQNTLAFGKTPNLIKMNEKMEHHIKVMKLNQTAITKALEIYSEDYKRVYFKYIEGRYYDLKSKETVEYSDNKIRKIEEGLDLKDHKLVSKSKDPKLKLVEDAVREIIKRILKLYKLQDKSLAFLKMLKEDGIINPELLKKVNELHSKTNKLTVKIRKSESKMYLTIQEIEKVRNDVRKGKYKSVKRFFFDLGKLLEVLIAEHKLVSPMISDLKQAQKLSSAIVSTGSDKKQWLKWINEKIATIDDESKVAEFELIKELMSNESIQKTLEKSPKYSLPTSSERHELKKQMQMIFQDPASSLNDRMPVEEIIAEGLDNFPELYKNEQAAQTYIDWFNSNNPDKVGKITLENIKYKKVKQFLILQLLTTVGMLPEHLSRYPHEFSGGQRQRIGIARALVMKPSFVVCDEPISALDVSIRAQVINLLAKFQLEFDLTYIFIAHDLSVVRFIANRIAVIYRGDIVELADADELFNNPLHPYTKSLLSAVPLPDPDLEKKKKSIKYKPEEQHFDYITDSPKWREVQKGHFILANEREVAEIKSDKRKSKKIEKGV, encoded by the coding sequence ATGGCTAAGGATTCAATCATAAAAGTACGTGATCTTTTAATTGAATATGGACACGGTAAAAACAAAGTTTCCGCTGTTAAAGAAGTTTCTTTTGATATTTATAAAGGAGAAACTTTTGGGCTAGTAGGAGAATCTGGTTCTGGTAAATCAACTATTGGTAAAGCCTTAATGGGAATTGAACCAATTAATGATGGAACTATTTATTATCAAAATACATTAGCATTCGGTAAAACTCCTAATTTAATTAAGATGAATGAAAAAATGGAACACCATATTAAAGTCATGAAACTTAATCAAACTGCTATTACTAAAGCTTTAGAAATTTATTCAGAAGATTACAAACGTGTTTACTTCAAATATATTGAAGGAAGATACTATGACTTAAAGTCAAAAGAAACTGTTGAATATTCTGATAATAAAATTAGAAAAATTGAAGAAGGTTTAGATTTAAAAGATCATAAATTAGTTTCGAAATCAAAAGATCCAAAATTAAAACTAGTTGAGGATGCTGTTAGAGAAATCATTAAAAGAATTTTAAAATTATACAAACTTCAAGACAAGTCTTTAGCATTTTTAAAAATGTTAAAAGAGGATGGAATCATTAACCCAGAGTTATTAAAAAAAGTTAATGAATTGCATTCAAAAACAAATAAACTGACAGTTAAAATTAGAAAATCAGAATCTAAAATGTATTTAACAATTCAAGAAATTGAAAAAGTTAGAAACGATGTTAGAAAAGGTAAATATAAATCAGTAAAAAGATTTTTCTTTGATTTAGGTAAACTATTAGAAGTTTTAATTGCTGAACATAAATTAGTATCACCTATGATTTCTGATTTAAAACAAGCTCAAAAATTAAGTTCTGCAATTGTATCAACAGGTAGTGATAAAAAGCAATGATTAAAATGAATTAATGAAAAAATAGCAACAATCGATGATGAATCAAAAGTTGCTGAATTTGAATTAATTAAAGAATTAATGTCTAATGAAAGCATTCAAAAAACATTAGAAAAATCACCAAAGTATTCATTACCAACTAGTTCAGAAAGACATGAATTAAAAAAACAAATGCAAATGATTTTTCAAGATCCAGCATCATCATTAAATGATAGAATGCCTGTTGAAGAAATTATTGCTGAAGGTTTAGATAATTTCCCTGAATTATACAAAAATGAACAAGCTGCTCAAACTTACATTGACTGATTTAATTCAAATAATCCAGATAAAGTAGGAAAAATAACATTAGAAAACATTAAATACAAAAAAGTAAAACAATTTTTAATTTTACAATTATTAACTACTGTTGGTATGTTACCTGAACACTTGTCACGTTACCCACACGAATTCTCAGGTGGTCAACGTCAACGTATTGGTATTGCTAGAGCATTAGTTATGAAACCATCATTTGTTGTTTGTGATGAACCTATCTCAGCACTTGACGTTTCAATTAGAGCACAAGTAATTAACTTACTAGCTAAATTCCAATTAGAATTTGATTTAACATATATTTTCATTGCACACGACTTAAGTGTTGTTAGATTTATTGCAAATAGAATTGCGGTTATTTATCGTGGAGATATTGTTGAATTAGCTGATGCTGATGAATTATTTAATAATCCATTACACCCATATACTAAATCATTATTATCTGCTGTACCATTACCAGATCCAGATTTAGAGAAAAAGAAAAAAAGTATCAAATACAAACCTGAAGAGCAACATTTTGATTACATTACAGATTCTCCAAAATGAAGAGAAGTTCAAAAAGGACACTTTATTTTAGCGAATGAAAGAGAAGTTGCTGAAATTAAATCCGATAAGAGAAAATCTAAAAAAATCGAGAAAGGAGTATAA